In Aegilops tauschii subsp. strangulata cultivar AL8/78 chromosome 3, Aet v6.0, whole genome shotgun sequence, one genomic interval encodes:
- the LOC109754043 gene encoding protein DETOXIFICATION 12, translating to MAEAPLLPRKDQGDAAEEGAGRWRSEAGKLAYLALPMVAVSLSQYAVQVSSNMMVGHLPGVLPLSSAAIATSLASVSGFSLLIGMASALETLCGQAYGARQYHTLGLHTYRAIVTLLVVCVPLSLLWAFMGKILALIGQDPLIAHGAGRYIVWLIPGLFANAVIQPITKFLQSQSLTTPLLLSSVATLALHVPLCWVMVFRTGMGYTGAALAISVSYWLNVAMLVAYIVMSSSCKETRTPPTIKAFRGVGVFLRLALPSALMICLEWWSFELLILMSGLLPNPELQTSVLSICLTSITLLFTIPYGLGAAGSTRVANELGAGNPEGARSAVRVVMSVAVTEAVIVSGTLLLSRRLLGRAYSSEEEVASAVAAMVPLVCITVVTDGLQGVLSGVARGCGWQHVGAYVNLGSFYLLGIPMAMLLGFVLKMGAKGLWMGVVCGSISQTTLLSAITFFTNWQKMADEARERSLSEKAMESESRSLLE from the exons ATGGCGGAGGCGCCTCTGCTGCCGCGGAAGGACCAGGGGGACGCCGccgaggagggggcggggcgctGGCGGAGCGAGGCCGGGAAGCTAGCGTACCTGGCGCTGCCGATGGTGGCGGTGAGCCTGTCGCAGTACGCGGTGCAGGTGTCCTCCAACATGATGGTCGGCCACCTCCCCGGCGTCCTCCCGCTCTCCTCCGCTGCCATCGCCACCTCCCTCGCCTCCGTCTCCGGCTTCAGCCTCCTC ATCGGCATGGCGAGCGCGCTGGAAACGCTCTGCGGCCAGGCCTACGGCGCGAGGCAGTACCACACTCTGGGGCTCCACACGTACCGAGCCATCGTCACCCTCCTGGTGGTGTGCGTCCCGCTCTCGCTCCTGTGGGCGTTCATGGGCAAGATCCTGGCGCTGATCGGGCAGGACCCCCTGATCGCGCACGGGGCCGGGAGGTACATCGTGTGGCTCATCCCTGGGCTCTTCGCCAACGCGGTGATCCAGCCCATCACCAAGTTCCTGCAGTCGCAGAGCCTCACCACGCCGCTGCTCCTGTCGTCCGTGGCGACGCTGGCGCTCCACGTCCCGCTCTGCTGGGTCATGGTGTTCAGGACCGGGATGGGGTACACCGGCGCCGCCCTGGCCATCAGCGTGTCATACTGGCTCAACGTGGCTATGCTCGTGGCCTACATTGTGATGTCGAGCTCCTGCAAGGAGACGCGCACGCCGCCGACCATCAAGGCCTTCCGGGGGGTGGGTGTGTTCCTGCGCCTGGCCCTGCCCTCTGCGCTCATGATATG TCTTGAGTGGTGGTCATTTGAGCTGCTTATTCTCATGTCGGGGCTTCTGCCCAACCCGGAGCTTCAAACCTCGGTGCTCTCAATATG CCTCACGAGCATCACATTGCTCTTTACTATACCTTATGGACTTGGAGCTGCTGGAAG CACGCGAGTAGCAAACGAATTAGGTGCTGGGAACCCCGAAGGAGCTCGATCGGCGGTCCGTGTCGTCATGTCGGTCGCGGTGACAGAGGCGGTGATCGTCAGTGGAACCCTCTTGCTGTCACGGCGCCTCCTGGGCCGCGCTTACAGCAGCGAGGAGGAGGTCGCATCCGCCGTCGCCGCCATGGTTCCCCTCGTCTGCATCACCGTGGTCACCGATGGCTTGCAAGGGGTTCTCTCAG GCGTCGCTCGAGGATGCGGGTGGCAGCACGTGGGCGCGTACGTCAACCTCGGCTCCTTCTACCTGCTCGGAATCCCCATGGCGATGCTTCTGGGTTTTGTGCTCAAGATGGGGGCAAAGGGGCTTTGGATGGGCGTCGTCTGTGGATCCATCTCGCAGACCACGCTCCTCTCCGCCATCACGTTTTTCACCAACTGGCAGAAGATG GCTGACGAAGCTAGGGAGAGATCGCTCAGTGAGAAGGCAATGGAGTCTGAGTCGAGATCTCTGCTGGAATAG